A region of Arabidopsis thaliana chromosome 5, partial sequence DNA encodes the following proteins:
- the DUF 10 gene encoding agenet domain protein (DOMAIN OF UNKNOWN FUNCTION 724 10) (DOMAIN OF UNKNOWN FUNCTION 724 10 (DUF 10); FUNCTIONS IN: RNA binding; LOCATED IN: cellular_component unknown; EXPRESSED IN: 21 plant structures; EXPRESSED DURING: 7 growth stages; CONTAINS InterPro DOMAIN/s: Tudor-like, plant (InterPro:IPR014002), Agenet (InterPro:IPR008395), Protein of unknown function DUF724 (InterPro:IPR007930); BEST Arabidopsis thaliana protein match is: DOMAIN OF UNKNOWN FUNCTION 724 8 (TAIR:AT5G23770.2); Has 1807 Blast hits to 1807 proteins in 277 species: Archae - 0; Bacteria - 0; Metazoa - 736; Fungi - 347; Plants - 385; Viruses - 0; Other Eukaryotes - 339 (source: NCBI BLink).), whose product MGRQVPSESLSLSEGCEVEISYKNNGNESVWYKAILEAKPNSIFKEELSVRLLKDDFSTPLNELRHKVLIRPIPPTNVQACIDIEIGTFVDADYKDAWWAGFVVKVIDDDKFWVCFDSPPDIIQFDRNHLRPTLEWVDEKIYSWWIIGSTRNSEFLKRLAEEPMFSPGTIVELCSKRDEGEVVWVPALVYKEFKENDEYRYIVKDKPLIGRSYKSRPSKTVDLRSLRPIPPPIRVKEYRLDEYIEVYHDGIGWRQGRVVKSEGGVMGSLFQNWCTLLLEATKKQLMFKQSDLRPLRVWEDGVWKTRESSLTQGSGDKTEVETQRKTFPKKTLPRNQNGSGNDSTLENENSNRKRKREENLCSGSSVEETNILFEKKLPVWKILESMEVFKTIPQSPHFRPLAEIREDSREMLAVGMMLTFSCLLEQVKALQHDEARSSFISLSNSFAELEKHGFNAQVAQLRINKLLTLRGMQSRKMDELKGAKKVTAEKESVKVENERKILELQRLNEEMAKEIAQSMSCEGKILQQLDNMKLEFQATASAPWPKWAFRST is encoded by the exons ATGGGGAGGCAGGTTCCGAGTGAAAGTTTATCTCTGAGCGAAGGTTGTGAAGTCGAAATCTCTTACAAAAACAATGGCAATGAAAGCGTTTGGTACAAAGCCATTCTCGAAGCAAAACCCAATTCTATATTCAAAGAAGAACTCTCTGTTCGTTTGCTTAAGGATGACTTCTCGACTCCTCTTAACGAACTCAGACACAAAGTCTTGATTAGACCCATTCCGCCAACAAATGTACAAGCTTGCATCGATATCGAGATAGGCACCTTCGTCGACGCTGACTACAAAGATGCGTGGTGGGCTGGTTTTGTTGTCAAAGTGATTGATGATGACaagttttgggtttgttttgattcacCACCTGATATCATTCAGTTTGATAGAAACCATTTGAGGCCTACTCTTGAATGGGTCGATGAGAAGATTTATTCTTGGTGGATCATTGGATCAACACGAAATTCAGAG TTCTTGAAGCGGTTGGCTGAGGAGCCTATGTTTAGTCCTGGAACAATTGTGGAATTGTGCTCTAAGAGAGATGAAGGGGAAGTCGTTTGGGTTCCTGCATTGGTTTATAAAGAGTTTAAAGAGAATGATGAGTATAGATATATTGTCAAGGATAAGCCTTTGATCGGAAGGAGTTATAAGTCAAGACCCAGCAAAACTGTGGACTTGCGTAGTCTTAGGCCTATACCGCCTCCTATTCGGGTTAAAGAGTATCGATTGGATGAGTACATTGAGGTGTATCATGATGGTATAGGATGGCGTCAAGGACGAGTTGTGAAAAGTGAAGGAGGAGTGATGGGATCTCTCTTTCAGAATTGGTGTACATTGCTTTTAGAGGCTACAAAGAAGCAATTAATGTTCAAACAATCGGATCTTAGGCCTTTGAGGGTGTGGGAAGATGGCGTTTGGAAG ACAAGGGAATCATCGTTAACTCAGGGGTCAGGAGATAAGACAG AGGTTGAAACTCAAAGAAAGACATTCCCCAAGAAGACACTTCCAAGGAATCAGAATGGTTCAGGAAACGATTCAACACTAGAGAAT GAAAATAGCAATCgaaagaggaaaagagaagaaaaccttTGTTCTGGTTCTAGTGTTGAGGAAACCAACATTCTCTTTGAGAAGAAGTTACCAGTTTGGAAGATACTTGAATCAATGGAGGTATTTAAGACAATCCCACAAAGTCCTCATTTCCGCCCCTTGGCAGAGATTAGAGAAGATTCCCGTGAAATGTTGGCGGTTGGTATGATGCTTACCTTTTCATGTTTACTTGAGCAAGTCAAAGCTCTGCAACACGACGAGGCCAGAAGCTCATTTATAAGCCTCAGTAATTCCTTTGCCGAGTTAGAGAAACACGGGTTCAATGCACAAGTAGCTCAGTTGCGGATCAATAAGTTGTTGACTCTTAGAGGTATGCAATCAAGGAAAATGGATGAACTCAAAGGCGCCAAGAAAGTGActgcagagaaagagagcgtAAAGGTTGAGAACGAGCGCAAGATTCTCGAGCTGCAGAGGCTGAATGAGGAGATGGCCAAAGAGATAGCTCAGAGTATGTCATGTGAAGGAAAGATTCTCCAACAGCTTGATAATATGAAGCTTGAGTTTCAGGCAACTGCATCAGCTCcatg GCCTAAATGGGCTTTCCGTTCAACATAA
- the AAP7 gene encoding amino acid permease 7 — MDIKEDDESRVITPTELQLHDSVTARTGTLWTAVAHIITGVIGAGVLSLAWATAELGWIAGPAALIAFAGVTLLSAFLLSDCYRFPDPNNGPLRLNSYSQAVKLYLGKKNEIVCGVVVYISLFGCGIAYTIVIATCSRAIMKSNCYHRNGHNATCSYGDNNNYFMVLFGLTQIFMSQIPNFHNMVWLSLVAAIMSFTYSFIGIGLALGKIIENRKIEGSIRGIPAENRGEKVWIVFQALGNIAFSYPFSIILLEIQVNNFTFMHNDAK; from the exons ATGGACATTAAAGAAGATGACGAGTCTCGAGTTATAACACCAACCGAGCTTCAACTTCATGATTCAGTTACTGCAAGAACAG GAACGTTATGGACGGCGGTGGCACATATAATAACAGGAGTGATAGGAGCTGGAGTGTTGTCGTTGGCTTGGGCCACGGCGGAGCTCGGCTGGATCGCTGGTCCGGCCGCCCTTATAGCCTTCGCCGGGGTCACACTTCTctctgcttttcttctttccgaTTGCTACCGTTTCCCTGATCCTAACAACGGTCCCCTCCGACTCAATTCTTACTCTCAAGCCGTTAAATTGTATTTAG ggaagaagaatgaaattgTATGTGGAGTCGTTGTATACATTTCCCTTTTTGGTTGTGGCATTGCTTATACCATTGTTATAGCTACATGCAGTAG AGCAATTATGAAATCGAATTGTTATCATAGAAATGGACACAATGCAACATGTTCATATggagacaacaacaactacttcatggttttgtttggtttgactCAGATATTTATGTCACAAATACCTAATTTCCACAACATGGTATGGCTCTCTCTTGTCGCCGCTATTATGTCTTTTACTTACTCGTTCATTGGCATCGGCCTCGCCCTTGGCAAAATCATAG AGAATCGAAAAATTGAGGGAAGTATAAGGGGAATACCAGCAGAAAACAGAGGTGAAAAGGTATGGATAGTGTTCCAAGCTCTTGGGAACATTGCCTTTTCATATCCTTTCTCAATCATACTTCTTGAGATTCAGGTAAATAATTTTACCTTCATGCATAATGACGCCAAGTAA
- the GolS5 gene encoding galactinol synthase 5 (galactinol synthase 5 (GolS5); CONTAINS InterPro DOMAIN/s: Glycosyl transferase, family 8 (InterPro:IPR002495); BEST Arabidopsis thaliana protein match is: galactinol synthase 6 (TAIR:AT4G26250.1); Has 1807 Blast hits to 1807 proteins in 277 species: Archae - 0; Bacteria - 0; Metazoa - 736; Fungi - 347; Plants - 385; Viruses - 0; Other Eukaryotes - 339 (source: NCBI BLink).): MTMTVEKRIEADVTVSHEGVERAYVTFLAGNKDYWMLVVGLAKGLRKVKSAYPLVVATLPDVPEEHRQILVDQGCIIRDIEPVYPPENTTGYSMAYYVINYSKLRIWEFVEYEKMIYLDGDIQVFKNIDHLFDTPRGYLYAVKDCFCEVSWSKTPQYKIGYCQQSPEKVTWPVESLGAPPPVYFNAGMLVFGPNLVTYEDLLRVVQITTPTYFAEQDFLNIYFRDIYKPIPSTYNLVMAMLWRHPEHIDLDQISVVHYCANGSKPWKFDEAEEHMDREDIKMLVKKWWEIYEDSSLDYKNFVETESKLNPVTATLASKKLVGDVLTSLAPSAA; this comes from the exons ATGACGATGACTGTCGAGAAGAGGATCGAAGCTGACGTTACGGTGAGCCATGAAGGTGTGGAACGGGCTTACGTAACTTTCCTCGCCGGAAACAAAGACTACTGGATGCTTGTAGTTGGTCTAGCCAAAGGTCTTCGTAAAGTGAAATCAGCTTATCCACTCGTTGTGGCGACTCTCCCTGACGTGCCTGAGGAACATCGTCAAATCTTAGTGGATCAGGGATGCATCATCCGTGACATCGAACCGGTCTATCCTCCGGAGAACACGACCGGTTATTCTATGGCTTATTACGTTATCAACTACTCCAAACTTCGTATTTGGGAG TTTGTGGAGTATGAGAAGATGATATATCTAGATGGAGACATACAAGTGTTTAAGAACATTGATCATCTTTTCGATACTCCTCGTGGCTACTTGTACGCAGTCAAAGACTGCTTTTGTGAGGTGTCTTGGTCCAAAACTCCTCAATACAAGATCGGTTATTGCCAACAGTCACCTGAAAAGGTAACTTGGCCTGTTGAAAGTTTAGGTGCTCCACCGCCGGTATATTTCAACGCCGGTATGTTGGTTTTTGGACCAAATCTTGTCACTTACGAGGATCTCCTTCGTGTTGTTCAAATCACCACTCCAACTTATTTTGCCGAGCAG gACTTTCTGAATATATACTTCAGAGACATTTACAAGCCAATCCCTTCGACCTACAACCTCGTAATGGCTATGCTTTGGCGTCATCCCGAACACATTGACCTTGACCAAATCAGTGTTGTTCACTATTGTGCTAAT GGTTCGAAGCCTTGGAAATTCGATGAAGCTGAAGAGCATATGGATCGAGAAGACATAAAAATGTTGGTGAAGAAGTGGTGGGAGATTTACGAAGATTCGAGTTTAGACTACAAGAATTTCGTCGAGACTGAGTCCAAGCTGAATCCGGTCACTGCAACCTTGGCTTCCAAGAAACTTGTTGGCGATGTCCTAACAAGCCTTGCCCCTTCCGCCGCATAA
- the AAP7 gene encoding amino acid permease 7 (amino acid permease 7 (AAP7); CONTAINS InterPro DOMAIN/s: Amino acid transporter, transmembrane (InterPro:IPR013057); BEST Arabidopsis thaliana protein match is: amino acid permease 3 (TAIR:AT1G77380.1); Has 1654 Blast hits to 1648 proteins in 190 species: Archae - 0; Bacteria - 0; Metazoa - 179; Fungi - 204; Plants - 1055; Viruses - 0; Other Eukaryotes - 216 (source: NCBI BLink).): protein MDIKEDDESRVITPTELQLHDSVTARTGTLWTAVAHIITGVIGAGVLSLAWATAELGWIAGPAALIAFAGVTLLSAFLLSDCYRFPDPNNGPLRLNSYSQAVKLYLGKKNEIVCGVVVYISLFGCGIAYTIVIATCSRAIMKSNCYHRNGHNATCSYGDNNNYFMVLFGLTQIFMSQIPNFHNMVWLSLVAAIMSFTYSFIGIGLALGKIIENRKIEGSIRGIPAENRGEKVWIVFQALGNIAFSYPFSIILLEIQDTLRSPPAEKQTMKKASTVAVFIQTFFFFCCGCFGYAAFGDSTPGNLLTGFGFYEPFWLVDFANACIVLHLVGGYQVSQKPLAHLTNMLVDFYVFVHILENKLPF, encoded by the exons ATGGACATTAAAGAAGATGACGAGTCTCGAGTTATAACACCAACCGAGCTTCAACTTCATGATTCAGTTACTGCAAGAACAG GAACGTTATGGACGGCGGTGGCACATATAATAACAGGAGTGATAGGAGCTGGAGTGTTGTCGTTGGCTTGGGCCACGGCGGAGCTCGGCTGGATCGCTGGTCCGGCCGCCCTTATAGCCTTCGCCGGGGTCACACTTCTctctgcttttcttctttccgaTTGCTACCGTTTCCCTGATCCTAACAACGGTCCCCTCCGACTCAATTCTTACTCTCAAGCCGTTAAATTGTATTTAG ggaagaagaatgaaattgTATGTGGAGTCGTTGTATACATTTCCCTTTTTGGTTGTGGCATTGCTTATACCATTGTTATAGCTACATGCAGTAG AGCAATTATGAAATCGAATTGTTATCATAGAAATGGACACAATGCAACATGTTCATATggagacaacaacaactacttcatggttttgtttggtttgactCAGATATTTATGTCACAAATACCTAATTTCCACAACATGGTATGGCTCTCTCTTGTCGCCGCTATTATGTCTTTTACTTACTCGTTCATTGGCATCGGCCTCGCCCTTGGCAAAATCATAG AGAATCGAAAAATTGAGGGAAGTATAAGGGGAATACCAGCAGAAAACAGAGGTGAAAAGGTATGGATAGTGTTCCAAGCTCTTGGGAACATTGCCTTTTCATATCCTTTCTCAATCATACTTCTTGAGATTCAG GACACATTGAGATCACCACCGGCAGAGAAGCAAACGATGAAGAAAGCCTCGACGGTTGCGGTATTCATCcaaacattcttcttcttctgttgtgGATGTTTTGGGTACGCGGCCTTTGGAGATTCCACCCCGGGAAATCTCTTGACCGGTTTCGGCTTCTATGAGCCATTCTGGCTCGTCGATTTCGCCAACGCTTGCATTGTTCTTCATTTAGTTGGTGGATATCAGGTATCTCAGAAACCCCTTGCCCATCTAACCAACATGCTCgttgatttttatgttttcgttcacattttagaaaacaaactaCCATTCTAG
- a CDS encoding MD-2-related lipid recognition domain-containing protein (MD-2-related lipid recognition domain-containing protein; FUNCTIONS IN: molecular_function unknown; INVOLVED IN: biological_process unknown; LOCATED IN: vacuole; EXPRESSED IN: 20 plant structures; EXPRESSED DURING: 13 growth stages; CONTAINS InterPro DOMAIN/s: MD-2-related lipid-recognition (InterPro:IPR003172); BEST Arabidopsis thaliana protein match is: MD-2-related lipid recognition domain-containing protein (TAIR:AT5G23840.1); Has 1807 Blast hits to 1807 proteins in 277 species: Archae - 0; Bacteria - 0; Metazoa - 736; Fungi - 347; Plants - 385; Viruses - 0; Other Eukaryotes - 339 (source: NCBI BLink).), whose product MAMSHVQPMLLLLVSLFFLPALRGAIDFEYCAKNGNDYGTVTSIVVSPSVGPHENPTITINLFGSASKNIPAGTLVYVAFRDGEFTGLLKTYNLCDVSACNNEAEIEAGTNFELTLSDVLYVGYDEEIKYSVSLRRKTLEEEDPIIKMCVDFKVPAPAPAFVSI is encoded by the exons ATGGCGATGTCTCATGTCCAGCCTATGCTACTCCTCCTCGtatcactcttcttcttaccGGCTTTGCGTGGCGCCATAGATTTCGAATACTGCGCCA AAAATGGAAACGATTACGGAACCGTCACTAGCATTGTGGTCTCTCCATCTGTTGGGCCTCACGAAAACCCAACCATCACTATAAATTTATTCGGTTCTGCAA gcaAAAACATCCCCGCGGGAACCCTTGTGTACGTAGCCTTTAGAGATGGGGAATTTACCGGCcttttaaaaacttacaacCTTTGTGATGTGAGTGCATGTAACAATGAAGCTGAGATTGAAGCTGGCACCAACTTTGAGTTAACTCTTTCCGACGTTCTTTATGTTGGTTATGATGAG GAAATCAAGTACTCGGTATCTTTGCGCCGAAAGACCTTAGAGGAGGAGGAtccaataataaaaatgtgtGTCGACTTCAAAGTACCTGCCCCAGCTCCTGCATTTGTCTCTATTTAG
- the AAP7 gene encoding amino acid permease 7 (amino acid permease 7 (AAP7); CONTAINS InterPro DOMAIN/s: Amino acid transporter, transmembrane (InterPro:IPR013057); BEST Arabidopsis thaliana protein match is: amino acid permease 8 (TAIR:AT1G10010.1); Has 1807 Blast hits to 1807 proteins in 277 species: Archae - 0; Bacteria - 0; Metazoa - 736; Fungi - 347; Plants - 385; Viruses - 0; Other Eukaryotes - 339 (source: NCBI BLink).) has protein sequence MDIKEDDESRVITPTELQLHDSVTARTGTLWTAVAHIITGVIGAGVLSLAWATAELGWIAGPAALIAFAGVTLLSAFLLSDCYRFPDPNNGPLRLNSYSQAVKLYLGKKNEIVCGVVVYISLFGCGIAYTIVIATCSRAIMKSNCYHRNGHNATCSYGDNNNYFMVLFGLTQIFMSQIPNFHNMVWLSLVAAIMSFTYSFIGIGLALGKIIENRKIEGSIRGIPAENRGEKVWIVFQALGNIAFSYPFSIILLEIQDTLRSPPAEKQTMKKASTVAVFIQTFFFFCCGCFGYAAFGDSTPGNLLTGFGFYEPFWLVDFANACIVLHLVGGYQVYSQPIFAAAERSLTKKYPENKFIARFYGFKLPLLRGETVRLNPMRMCLRTMYVLITTGVAVMFPYFNEVLGVVGALAFWPLAVYFPVEMCILQKKIRSWTRPWLLLRGFSFVCLLVCLLSLVGSIYGLVGAKFG, from the exons ATGGACATTAAAGAAGATGACGAGTCTCGAGTTATAACACCAACCGAGCTTCAACTTCATGATTCAGTTACTGCAAGAACAG GAACGTTATGGACGGCGGTGGCACATATAATAACAGGAGTGATAGGAGCTGGAGTGTTGTCGTTGGCTTGGGCCACGGCGGAGCTCGGCTGGATCGCTGGTCCGGCCGCCCTTATAGCCTTCGCCGGGGTCACACTTCTctctgcttttcttctttccgaTTGCTACCGTTTCCCTGATCCTAACAACGGTCCCCTCCGACTCAATTCTTACTCTCAAGCCGTTAAATTGTATTTAG ggaagaagaatgaaattgTATGTGGAGTCGTTGTATACATTTCCCTTTTTGGTTGTGGCATTGCTTATACCATTGTTATAGCTACATGCAGTAG AGCAATTATGAAATCGAATTGTTATCATAGAAATGGACACAATGCAACATGTTCATATggagacaacaacaactacttcatggttttgtttggtttgactCAGATATTTATGTCACAAATACCTAATTTCCACAACATGGTATGGCTCTCTCTTGTCGCCGCTATTATGTCTTTTACTTACTCGTTCATTGGCATCGGCCTCGCCCTTGGCAAAATCATAG AGAATCGAAAAATTGAGGGAAGTATAAGGGGAATACCAGCAGAAAACAGAGGTGAAAAGGTATGGATAGTGTTCCAAGCTCTTGGGAACATTGCCTTTTCATATCCTTTCTCAATCATACTTCTTGAGATTCAG GACACATTGAGATCACCACCGGCAGAGAAGCAAACGATGAAGAAAGCCTCGACGGTTGCGGTATTCATCcaaacattcttcttcttctgttgtgGATGTTTTGGGTACGCGGCCTTTGGAGATTCCACCCCGGGAAATCTCTTGACCGGTTTCGGCTTCTATGAGCCATTCTGGCTCGTCGATTTCGCCAACGCTTGCATTGTTCTTCATTTAGTTGGTGGATATCAG GTATACAGTCAACCAATTTTCGCGGCTGCGGAGAGATCGCTAACCAAGAAATATCCGGAAAATAAGTTTATCGCCAGATTCTACGGATTCAAACTGCCATTGTTGCGAGGAGAGACGGTGAGATTGAACCCAATGAGGATGTGTTTGAGAACGATGTACGTGTTGATCACAACGGGAGTGGCAGTGATGTTTCCCTACTTCAATGAAGTATTAGGAGTGGTGGGGGCACTTGCATTTTGGCCTCTGGCAGTGTATTTTCCTGTGGAGATGTGTATATTGCAGAAGAAAATCCGAAGTTGGACGCGACCATGGCTTCTTCTTAGAGGTTTCAGCTTTGTGTGCTTGCTCGTCTGTCTCTTGTCTCTTGTTGGATCTATTTATGGACTTGTTGGAGCTAAATTCGGATGA
- the AAP7 gene encoding amino acid permease 7 → MDIKEDDESRVITPTELQLHDSVTARTGTLWTAVAHIITGVIGAGVLSLAWATAELGWIAGPAALIAFAGVTLLSAFLLSDCYRFPDPNNGPLRLNSYSQAVKLYLGKKNEIVCGVVVYISLFGCGIAYTIVIATCSRAIMKSNCYHRNGHNATCSYGDNNNYFMVLFGLTQIFMSQIPNFHNMVWLSLVAAIMSFTYSFIGIGLALGKIIGIDITFSLSILILSIKLF, encoded by the exons ATGGACATTAAAGAAGATGACGAGTCTCGAGTTATAACACCAACCGAGCTTCAACTTCATGATTCAGTTACTGCAAGAACAG GAACGTTATGGACGGCGGTGGCACATATAATAACAGGAGTGATAGGAGCTGGAGTGTTGTCGTTGGCTTGGGCCACGGCGGAGCTCGGCTGGATCGCTGGTCCGGCCGCCCTTATAGCCTTCGCCGGGGTCACACTTCTctctgcttttcttctttccgaTTGCTACCGTTTCCCTGATCCTAACAACGGTCCCCTCCGACTCAATTCTTACTCTCAAGCCGTTAAATTGTATTTAG ggaagaagaatgaaattgTATGTGGAGTCGTTGTATACATTTCCCTTTTTGGTTGTGGCATTGCTTATACCATTGTTATAGCTACATGCAGTAG AGCAATTATGAAATCGAATTGTTATCATAGAAATGGACACAATGCAACATGTTCATATggagacaacaacaactacttcatggttttgtttggtttgactCAGATATTTATGTCACAAATACCTAATTTCCACAACATGGTATGGCTCTCTCTTGTCGCCGCTATTATGTCTTTTACTTACTCGTTCATTGGCATCGGCCTCGCCCTTGGCAAAATCATAGGTATAgatattactttttctttgtcaattttgattttgagtataaaattattttga
- the DUF 10 gene encoding agenet domain protein (DOMAIN OF UNKNOWN FUNCTION 724 10), with protein MGRQVPSESLSLSEGCEVEISYKNNGNESVWYKAILEAKPNSIFKEELSVRLLKDDFSTPLNELRHKVLIRPIPPTNVQACIDIEIGTFVDADYKDAWWAGFVVKVIDDDKFWVCFDSPPDIIQFDRNHLRPTLEWVDEKIYSWWIIGSTRNSEFLKRLAEEPMFSPGTIVELCSKRDEGEVVWVPALVYKEFKENDEYRYIVKDKPLIGRSYKSRPSKTVDLRSLRPIPPPIRVKEYRLDEYIEVYHDGIGWRQGRVVKSEGGVMGSLFQNWCTLLLEATKKQLMFKQSDLRPLRVWEDGVWKTRESSLTQGSGDKTANESDPPVTPHPGITITPLKQTEVETQRKTFPKKTLPRNQNGSGNDSTLENENSNRKRKREENLCSGSSVEETNILFEKKLPVWKILESMEVFKTIPQSPHFRPLAEIREDSREMLAVGMMLTFSCLLEQVKALQHDEARSSFISLSNSFAELEKHGFNAQVAQLRINKLLTLRGMQSRKMDELKGAKKVTAEKESVKVENERKILELQRLNEEMAKEIAQSMSCEGKILQQLDNMKLEFQATASAPW; from the exons ATGGGGAGGCAGGTTCCGAGTGAAAGTTTATCTCTGAGCGAAGGTTGTGAAGTCGAAATCTCTTACAAAAACAATGGCAATGAAAGCGTTTGGTACAAAGCCATTCTCGAAGCAAAACCCAATTCTATATTCAAAGAAGAACTCTCTGTTCGTTTGCTTAAGGATGACTTCTCGACTCCTCTTAACGAACTCAGACACAAAGTCTTGATTAGACCCATTCCGCCAACAAATGTACAAGCTTGCATCGATATCGAGATAGGCACCTTCGTCGACGCTGACTACAAAGATGCGTGGTGGGCTGGTTTTGTTGTCAAAGTGATTGATGATGACaagttttgggtttgttttgattcacCACCTGATATCATTCAGTTTGATAGAAACCATTTGAGGCCTACTCTTGAATGGGTCGATGAGAAGATTTATTCTTGGTGGATCATTGGATCAACACGAAATTCAGAG TTCTTGAAGCGGTTGGCTGAGGAGCCTATGTTTAGTCCTGGAACAATTGTGGAATTGTGCTCTAAGAGAGATGAAGGGGAAGTCGTTTGGGTTCCTGCATTGGTTTATAAAGAGTTTAAAGAGAATGATGAGTATAGATATATTGTCAAGGATAAGCCTTTGATCGGAAGGAGTTATAAGTCAAGACCCAGCAAAACTGTGGACTTGCGTAGTCTTAGGCCTATACCGCCTCCTATTCGGGTTAAAGAGTATCGATTGGATGAGTACATTGAGGTGTATCATGATGGTATAGGATGGCGTCAAGGACGAGTTGTGAAAAGTGAAGGAGGAGTGATGGGATCTCTCTTTCAGAATTGGTGTACATTGCTTTTAGAGGCTACAAAGAAGCAATTAATGTTCAAACAATCGGATCTTAGGCCTTTGAGGGTGTGGGAAGATGGCGTTTGGAAG ACAAGGGAATCATCGTTAACTCAGGGGTCAGGAGATAAGACAG CAAATGAATCTGATCCACCTGTAACTCCACATCCGGGCATAACTATAACACCGTTAAAACAAACAGAGGTTGAAACTCAAAGAAAGACATTCCCCAAGAAGACACTTCCAAGGAATCAGAATGGTTCAGGAAACGATTCAACACTAGAGAAT GAAAATAGCAATCgaaagaggaaaagagaagaaaaccttTGTTCTGGTTCTAGTGTTGAGGAAACCAACATTCTCTTTGAGAAGAAGTTACCAGTTTGGAAGATACTTGAATCAATGGAGGTATTTAAGACAATCCCACAAAGTCCTCATTTCCGCCCCTTGGCAGAGATTAGAGAAGATTCCCGTGAAATGTTGGCGGTTGGTATGATGCTTACCTTTTCATGTTTACTTGAGCAAGTCAAAGCTCTGCAACACGACGAGGCCAGAAGCTCATTTATAAGCCTCAGTAATTCCTTTGCCGAGTTAGAGAAACACGGGTTCAATGCACAAGTAGCTCAGTTGCGGATCAATAAGTTGTTGACTCTTAGAGGTATGCAATCAAGGAAAATGGATGAACTCAAAGGCGCCAAGAAAGTGActgcagagaaagagagcgtAAAGGTTGAGAACGAGCGCAAGATTCTCGAGCTGCAGAGGCTGAATGAGGAGATGGCCAAAGAGATAGCTCAGAGTATGTCATGTGAAGGAAAGATTCTCCAACAGCTTGATAATATGAAGCTTGAGTTTCAGGCAACTGCATCAGCTCcatggtaa